One segment of Lysobacterales bacterium DNA contains the following:
- a CDS encoding glutaminyl-peptide cyclotransferase — protein MNPLRSSTVLVAFALAALLALALHGPVRAQALAQASGPPPVPHTVEIVASFPHDTEAFTQGLLYRDGFLYESTGLNGRSGVRKVELETGKVLRQRAIANEHFGEGLADVDDRLVMLTWQSGVGFVFDLDSFEPRREFRYSGEGWGLTRDGARLVMSDGTPVLRFLDADTLAETGRLTVTWEGQPLRGLNELEMVGDRLYANVWPTHSMVMIDLASGRVTGYADLSALVQRVQARAAVDVLNGIAWDAAGERLFVTGKLWPELFEIRLTPATGARP, from the coding sequence ATGAATCCCCTGCGCAGCTCCACCGTCCTCGTCGCCTTCGCGCTGGCCGCCTTGCTGGCGCTGGCGCTGCACGGCCCGGTGCGGGCGCAGGCCCTGGCCCAGGCCAGCGGGCCGCCGCCGGTGCCGCACACGGTGGAGATCGTCGCCAGCTTCCCGCACGACACCGAAGCCTTCACCCAGGGCCTGCTCTACCGCGACGGTTTCCTGTACGAGAGCACCGGCCTGAACGGCCGCTCCGGCGTGCGCAAGGTCGAGCTCGAGACCGGCAAGGTGCTGCGCCAGCGCGCCATCGCCAACGAGCACTTCGGCGAGGGCCTGGCCGATGTCGACGACCGCCTCGTCATGCTGACCTGGCAGAGCGGCGTCGGCTTCGTGTTCGACCTGGACAGCTTCGAGCCGCGCCGCGAGTTCCGCTATTCCGGCGAGGGCTGGGGCCTGACCCGCGACGGCGCGCGCCTGGTGATGAGCGACGGCACGCCCGTGCTGCGCTTCCTCGACGCCGACACCCTGGCCGAGACCGGCCGCCTGACGGTCACCTGGGAAGGCCAGCCGCTGCGCGGCCTCAACGAGCTGGAAATGGTCGGCGACCGGCTGTACGCCAACGTCTGGCCCACCCATTCGATGGTGATGATCGACCTGGCCAGCGGCCGCGTCACCGGCTATGCCGACCTGTCCGCCCTGGTGCAGCGCGTCCAGGCGCGCGCCGCCGTCGACGTGCTCAACGGCATCGCCTGGGACGCCGCCGGCGAACGCCTGTTCGTCACCGGAAAGCTGTGGCCCGAGCTGTTCGAGATCCGCCTGACCCCCGCCACCGGCGCGCGGCCATGA
- a CDS encoding nucleoside deaminase → MNELAGHHTWLAEALAEARAGLAEGGIPIGSVLVHRGQVIGRGHNRRVQRGSAILHGEMDALENAGRLGAATYRDSVLYTTLSPCAMCSGAILLYGIRHVVVGENRTFLGEEALLRSRGVTVDVLDDADCIALMRDFIAAQPVLWSEDIGV, encoded by the coding sequence ATGAACGAGCTGGCCGGACACCACACCTGGCTGGCGGAAGCCCTGGCAGAAGCTCGAGCCGGACTCGCCGAAGGCGGCATCCCTATCGGCTCGGTCCTGGTCCACCGCGGCCAGGTCATCGGCCGCGGCCACAACCGCCGCGTGCAGCGCGGCAGCGCCATCCTGCACGGCGAGATGGACGCCCTGGAGAACGCCGGCCGCCTCGGCGCCGCGACCTACCGCGACAGCGTCCTGTACACCACGCTCTCGCCCTGCGCCATGTGCAGCGGCGCCATCCTGCTCTACGGCATCCGCCACGTCGTGGTCGGCGAGAACCGTACTTTCCTGGGCGAGGAGGCCCTGCTGCGCAGCCGCGGCGTCACGGTCGACGTGCTGGACGACGCCGACTGCATCGCGCTGATGCGCGACTTCATCGCCGCGCAGCCGGTGTTGTGGAGCGAGGATATCGGGGTCTGA